In a genomic window of Microcoleus sp. FACHB-831:
- a CDS encoding cupredoxin domain-containing protein gives MNIKSKVWSNIIGLGLLLGIATDATATELPPSHTNQFQQIEQPVSLKVGVTLAGLGLIGLELWWFLLSKTAAKKAESREGIQEMKITVNGGYEPNRVVVQAGQPVRLNFFRQDPSSCLEKVLFPDFRIAADLPLNQDISVEFTPEKPGEYQFNCGMNMVRGVVEVQADVPS, from the coding sequence ATGAACATCAAAAGCAAAGTTTGGAGCAATATTATCGGGTTGGGGTTGTTGTTGGGAATCGCAACAGACGCAACAGCTACCGAACTGCCACCCAGCCATACAAATCAATTTCAACAAATTGAGCAACCCGTAAGCCTAAAAGTAGGCGTCACGTTAGCAGGTTTAGGGCTAATTGGTTTAGAACTATGGTGGTTTCTGCTAAGTAAAACCGCCGCTAAAAAAGCAGAGTCTCGCGAGGGAATTCAGGAAATGAAAATTACAGTCAACGGTGGTTATGAACCCAATCGAGTTGTGGTTCAAGCAGGTCAACCTGTACGCCTCAACTTTTTCCGCCAAGATCCCAGCAGTTGTTTAGAAAAAGTATTGTTCCCTGATTTTCGTATTGCTGCCGACTTGCCCCTAAATCAAGATATATCCGTAGAATTCACGCCAGAGAAACCAGGCGAATATCAATTTAACTGCGGCATGAATATGGTTCGAGGTGTAGTCGAAGTACAGGCGGATGTTCCGTCGTAG
- a CDS encoding heavy-metal-associated domain-containing protein yields the protein MTLQLKVPSMACSACAATITKAVTAIDPGAVVDADTKTKIVKVETQQGETAVREAIASAGYPVA from the coding sequence ATGACACTACAACTAAAAGTTCCTAGCATGGCGTGTTCGGCTTGTGCAGCCACGATTACCAAAGCAGTGACGGCGATAGATCCAGGCGCGGTGGTAGACGCTGACACCAAAACGAAAATCGTGAAGGTGGAAACGCAACAGGGGGAGACAGCAGTAAGGGAAGCGATCGCCAGCGCTGGATATCCAGTTGCGTAG
- a CDS encoding heavy metal translocating P-type ATPase, giving the protein METNYLRLKGMSCAACASNIEQAIQSVSGVLECNVNFGMEQATVKYNPQQTTLDEISGAVADAGYTAEPLKDFGTGEDDSEQAPRRQEQQDLTRKVAFSTAISLVLVIGSLPAMTGLHIPLIPIWLHNNWVQLVLTTPVLFWCGKSFFTGAWKALKRHAADMNALIALGTGAAYLYSLVATVLPGLFVRTQGHSLQPAVYYETAAVVITLILLGRLLENRAKGQTSAAIRKLMGLQAKTARVIRGVQEIDVPIAEVVVGDVILVRPGEKIPVDGEVIEGASSVDEAMVTGESLPSKKQPGDEVIGATINKTGSFKFRALRVGRDTVLAQIVNLVQQAQSAKAPIQKLADRVTAWFVPVVIAIAIATFVIWFDIMGNPTMALIATVGVLIIACPCALGLATPTSVMVGTGKGAENGILIKGADTLELAQKIQTIVLDKTGTLTQGKPTVTDFVTLRGTANGNELKLLSLAASVERNSEHPLAEAVVKYAQSQQVELTTAKNFEAIAGSGVQGIVLDRLVQIGTQQWMDELKIDTLSLQGQKVAWEGAGKTAIWIAVDGEIHGLMGIADALKPSSAEAVKALKKLGLQVVMLTGDNRETAEAIAQEVGIAKVFAEVRPDQKAAIIKSLQLGEKNKNSKAIVAMVGDGINDAPALAQADVGIAIGTGTDVAIAASDITLISGDLLGIVTAIQLSRATMQNIRQNLFFAFIYNVAGIPIAAGILYPIFGLLLDPAIAGAAMALSSISVVTNALRLRNFRPSFNRL; this is encoded by the coding sequence ATGGAAACCAACTATCTACGATTAAAAGGCATGAGCTGTGCTGCTTGTGCTTCCAACATTGAACAAGCTATCCAATCTGTTTCTGGAGTTCTTGAGTGCAACGTTAACTTTGGCATGGAACAGGCTACTGTTAAATATAATCCCCAGCAAACAACTTTAGATGAAATAAGCGGTGCTGTAGCTGATGCTGGTTATACAGCAGAACCGCTTAAAGATTTCGGAACTGGAGAAGATGATAGCGAGCAAGCACCCCGGCGCCAAGAACAGCAAGATTTGACGCGCAAAGTCGCATTTAGTACAGCCATTAGTCTTGTATTAGTCATCGGTTCGCTGCCAGCAATGACGGGGCTGCACATACCTTTAATTCCCATATGGCTGCATAATAATTGGGTGCAGTTGGTGCTAACAACGCCAGTGCTATTTTGGTGCGGTAAATCCTTTTTTACAGGGGCATGGAAAGCGCTAAAGCGTCACGCGGCAGATATGAACGCGCTGATTGCGCTGGGTACGGGGGCAGCTTATTTGTATTCGCTAGTTGCTACTGTTTTGCCTGGATTATTTGTGCGAACGCAAGGCCATTCTTTACAACCAGCGGTATATTACGAAACAGCTGCGGTTGTGATTACCTTGATTTTGCTGGGGCGGCTTTTAGAAAATCGCGCTAAGGGGCAAACGTCAGCAGCAATTCGTAAATTGATGGGGCTACAAGCCAAAACTGCAAGGGTAATTCGTGGCGTACAAGAAATTGATGTGCCGATTGCAGAAGTTGTAGTTGGTGATGTTATTTTGGTGCGTCCGGGTGAAAAAATTCCCGTTGATGGTGAGGTAATAGAAGGCGCTTCCAGTGTAGATGAAGCAATGGTTACTGGCGAAAGTTTGCCCTCTAAGAAACAGCCAGGGGATGAAGTAATTGGGGCAACAATTAATAAGACTGGCAGCTTTAAATTTAGAGCATTACGAGTAGGACGCGATACAGTTTTGGCGCAAATTGTCAATCTGGTTCAACAAGCTCAAAGTGCTAAAGCCCCTATCCAGAAATTAGCAGATCGGGTTACGGCGTGGTTTGTGCCTGTTGTAATAGCGATCGCGATCGCTACCTTCGTAATCTGGTTTGATATTATGGGCAACCCAACAATGGCTTTAATCGCAACAGTTGGCGTGCTGATTATTGCTTGTCCTTGTGCGTTGGGTTTAGCTACTCCCACCTCAGTTATGGTGGGAACAGGTAAAGGTGCAGAAAACGGCATCCTTATTAAAGGTGCAGATACTCTTGAACTAGCTCAGAAAATCCAGACTATCGTATTAGATAAAACTGGTACGCTGACTCAAGGTAAGCCGACTGTAACTGACTTTGTTACTTTACGCGGAACGGCTAATGGTAATGAGCTAAAACTTCTAAGTTTAGCCGCATCAGTTGAGCGTAATTCCGAACATCCTTTAGCTGAAGCTGTCGTTAAATATGCTCAATCTCAACAAGTAGAACTGACAACAGCTAAAAACTTTGAAGCGATCGCGGGTAGCGGCGTTCAAGGTATAGTTTTAGACAGACTTGTACAAATCGGAACCCAGCAGTGGATGGATGAGTTAAAGATTGATACTCTATCCTTACAAGGGCAAAAAGTTGCATGGGAAGGTGCTGGTAAAACGGCGATATGGATTGCTGTCGATGGAGAAATTCATGGTTTGATGGGTATTGCTGATGCTCTTAAACCTTCTTCAGCCGAAGCCGTAAAAGCACTTAAAAAATTAGGCTTGCAGGTGGTTATGCTAACAGGAGATAATCGCGAAACAGCAGAAGCGATCGCGCAGGAAGTTGGGATCGCAAAAGTCTTTGCAGAAGTACGTCCCGACCAAAAAGCAGCAATTATCAAATCTCTCCAGTTAGGTGAGAAGAATAAAAATTCAAAAGCGATTGTGGCAATGGTTGGAGATGGTATTAACGACGCGCCAGCACTTGCACAAGCTGATGTAGGGATAGCAATAGGAACTGGAACGGATGTAGCGATCGCAGCTAGCGACATCACTTTAATTTCTGGAGATTTGCTAGGAATTGTCACGGCTATTCAACTAAGCCGCGCCACTATGCAGAATATTCGCCAAAATCTGTTTTTTGCCTTTATCTACAATGTGGCTGGTATTCCCATTGCAGCTGGAATTCTCTACCCTATATTTGGTTTGTTACTCGACCCCGCGATCGCAGGTGCGGCGATGGCACTTTCTTCGATTTCTGTCGTCACAAATGCTCTGCGTTTGCGTAATTTTCGCCCTTCATTCAACAGGTTGTAA